From the genome of Salvelinus fontinalis isolate EN_2023a chromosome 20, ASM2944872v1, whole genome shotgun sequence, one region includes:
- the LOC129817369 gene encoding serine protease 23-like, whose translation MTPFPPCLLLLCALPLCVLAWRGHGDGVDEEYGWSMQRVPLILDRHTVHLQSPTFGGKVEGAGEDEEGGCGIKCQSALPPPDWATLESMLGYETVYENGTRTHSNVTLQGLNDTTSHTPLHTPSHTRRKRQVYGEDGRFVISDSHFITSYPFSTAVRLSTGCSGVQVSEKHILTAAHCVHDGKDYLQGVRRLKVGVLQVKSKRGRRGGRRRGGRRGGGEEVVGEGEKGNGIDGEEPRQEQRRRGGRQRRRKGEREKQNRVDETGAEGGEGGNMEKERGQGGGRQRRKGSRSSRVQRSTEPKTQPSFHWTRVKQTHIPKGWIHTGDRTNAISHNYDYALLELKQPIKQKHMTLGVVAATKPLPLGRIHFSGFDNEPEGGQKDREGEKVVYRFCSVTEESDDLLYQHCDAQQEASGAGVYIRLRQEVLGSNKGKWQRKVIGVFSGHRWMDGDGGEQRDYNVAVRITPPKYAQICHWIHGDPTMCREA comes from the coding sequence ATGACTCCCTTTCCCCCGTGTCTGCTGCTGCTCTGTGCCCTGCCCCTGTGTGTTCTTGCCTGGCGGGGCCACGGTGATGGTGTTGATGAAGAGTATGGCTGGTCCATGCAGAGGGTCCCGTTAATTCTGGACAGGCACACTGTGCATCTGCAGAGCCCCACATTTGGTGGGAAGGTCGAGGGGGCAggtgaggatgaggaggggggGTGTGGGATAAAGTGTCAGAGCGCCCTCCCCCCTCCCGACTGGGCCACACTGGAGAGCATGCTGGGATACGAGACGGTGTACGAGAAtggcacgcgcacacacagcaACGTCACGCTGCAGGGCCTGAATGACACAACCTCACACACGCCCTTACACACCCCCTCACACACTCGCAGGAAACGTCAGGTGTACGGCGAGGATGGACGCTTTGTCATCTCGGACAGCCACTTCATCACCAGCTACCCGTTCTCCACGGCGGTCCGCCTGTCCACGGGCTGCTCCGGGGTCCAAGTGTCTGAAAAACACATACTGACGGCGGCCCACTGCGTCCACGATGGGAAGGACTACCTGCAGGGGGTCCGCAGGCTGAAAGTGGGGGTCCTACAGGTCAAATCTAAACGAGGTAGGaggggtgggaggaggagaggggggaggagaggaggaggagaggaagtggtaggAGAAGGGGAGAAAGGGAATGGGATAGACGGAGAAGAACCGAGACAGGAGCAGAGAcggagaggagggaggcagagaaggaggaagggagaaagggagaaacagAACAGGGTTGATGAGACTGGAGCAGAGGGAGGTGAAGGAGGGaacatggagaaggagaggggacaAGGAGGGGGTAGGCAGAGAAGGAAAGGTAGCAGAAGTAGCCGTGTACAACGCAGCACCGAACCCAAAACTCAGCCCTCCTTCCACTGGACACGCGTAAAACAAACCCACATCCCCAAAGGTTGGATACACACAGGAGATAGAACCAACGCCATATCCCACAACTACGACTACGCCCTCCTGGAGCTCAAACAGCCAATTAAACAGAAGCACATGACACTGGGTGTAGTGGCCGCTACAAAGCCCCTCCCCTTGGGTCGCATCCACTTCTCAGGGTTCGACAACGAGCCAGAGGGAGGACAaaaggacagagagggggaaaaggtggTCTATCGCTTCTGTTCAGTGACGGAGGAGTCAGACGACCTGTTGTATCAGCATTGTGATGCCCAGCAGGAGGCGTCAGGCGCTGGTGTATACATCCGCCTCAGACAGGAAGTGTTGGGGTCCAATAAGGGGAAGTGGCAGCGGAAGGTTATCGGGGTGTTCTCAGGGCACCGCTGGATGGACGGAGACGGGGGTGAACAGAGGGACTATAATGTGGCAGTGAGGATCACTCCGCCTAAATACGCTCAGATCTGCCACTGGATCCATGGGGATCCAACCATGTGTCGGGAGGCCTGA